In one window of Methanococcoides methylutens DNA:
- a CDS encoding thymidylate synthase codes for MTQDAAIGRIIKAQTISDAWYRGLNVIWNHGKVITDERGSQIREFMNLMVVIEDPYRDEIPADIAWNHERLEEYAKQLITGENAQDFEYTYGQRLRNWDEKTDQIAYVIEKLKNNKTTRRATAVTWIPTVDTHVDEVPCMILDDFKIRDEKVHLTTVFRSHDFAGAYPANLYGLSKLLEYVAEHVGLEAGTITTMSISAHIYDHDWDKIENIVKGVQ; via the coding sequence ATGACGCAGGATGCGGCAATTGGAAGGATCATAAAAGCTCAGACCATCAGTGATGCATGGTACCGCGGACTCAATGTAATATGGAATCACGGTAAGGTCATTACAGATGAGAGAGGAAGCCAGATACGAGAGTTCATGAACCTGATGGTCGTGATAGAGGATCCGTACAGGGATGAGATCCCTGCAGATATAGCATGGAACCATGAAAGGCTGGAAGAATATGCAAAGCAGCTTATCACCGGTGAAAATGCACAGGATTTCGAGTATACATACGGCCAGAGGCTTCGCAACTGGGATGAAAAAACAGACCAGATCGCCTATGTAATTGAAAAACTGAAGAACAACAAAACAACACGAAGGGCTACAGCAGTCACATGGATCCCAACTGTGGATACCCATGTTGATGAAGTACCCTGTATGATACTTGACGATTTTAAGATCAGGGATGAAAAGGTCCACCTGACAACAGTATTCCGCAGCCACGACTTTGCAGGGGCTTATCCCGCTAATCTCTATGGCCTTTCCAAGCTTCTTGAGTACGTTGCCGAACATGTGGGACTGGAAGCTGGAACCATCACCACGATGAGCATCTCTGCACACATATATGACCATGACTGGGACAAGATCGAGAACATTGTAAAAGGAGTGCAATAA
- a CDS encoding homocitrate synthase/isopropylmalate synthase family protein produces MNIYKTYEDLPKIKLPLGQEVSISDSTIRDGAQMPGIVLKADHKLQIYEYLHQIGIEKLETFVYNERDRNAVKMMFDRGYESPEITGWARAVPADIDMVLDIEEIEETGVLMSVSDAHIIDKMGLPNREAAEEKYLNALQYAVDHGLRTRAHIEDMTRADNTYFVYPLIEKILEIDPNCTIRLCDTIGFGVPFIDVDEPFGIPEMVKHLKNDLNVKNIETHCHDDFGLAVANSIAGYWHGANWSNVTFLGIGERAGNAEMEKLLLFLSRRVEGFDKYNLECLAEFAKFMQTEIGIRIPRNKSVVGKNVFAHESGIHTAGVIKNPFTYEPYPPEIVGGTRAFLIGDSSGIEVLRFKVQDTLNELIGVQITVEKNDSRLRSIQNDIHALYDKEKRVSCISDEEIQAYVEKYFLFEPIVEKNMGRKTA; encoded by the coding sequence ATGAATATATACAAAACTTATGAAGATCTTCCAAAGATCAAACTCCCACTGGGACAGGAAGTAAGCATAAGTGACAGTACCATTCGTGATGGAGCACAGATGCCTGGTATTGTCTTAAAAGCAGATCACAAGCTCCAGATATACGAGTATCTGCATCAGATAGGAATTGAAAAACTGGAAACATTTGTCTACAATGAGCGTGACAGGAACGCAGTTAAGATGATGTTCGACAGGGGCTATGAATCACCCGAGATCACCGGCTGGGCAAGAGCCGTACCTGCAGATATAGACATGGTTTTGGATATTGAAGAAATTGAAGAGACCGGAGTATTGATGTCAGTCTCCGATGCCCATATCATAGATAAGATGGGACTTCCAAACAGGGAAGCAGCAGAAGAGAAGTACCTGAACGCACTCCAGTATGCAGTGGACCATGGTCTTCGCACCCGTGCACATATCGAGGATATGACACGAGCTGACAATACTTATTTCGTATACCCACTTATCGAAAAGATACTTGAGATCGATCCGAATTGTACGATCCGTCTTTGTGACACCATCGGTTTTGGAGTTCCATTTATAGATGTGGATGAACCTTTCGGCATACCCGAAATGGTGAAACATTTGAAAAATGACCTTAATGTAAAGAACATTGAGACTCATTGCCACGATGATTTTGGCCTGGCAGTTGCCAACTCCATTGCAGGATACTGGCACGGTGCAAACTGGTCCAATGTAACTTTCCTCGGAATTGGAGAAAGGGCTGGAAATGCGGAAATGGAAAAGTTGTTGCTTTTCCTTAGCCGCCGTGTTGAAGGTTTTGACAAATATAACCTTGAATGTCTTGCAGAGTTTGCAAAATTCATGCAGACGGAAATTGGTATCAGGATACCAAGGAACAAGTCTGTCGTCGGGAAAAATGTTTTCGCCCACGAGTCAGGCATCCACACTGCAGGCGTCATCAAGAACCCATTCACCTACGAACCATACCCACCAGAGATCGTAGGCGGAACCAGAGCTTTCCTTATAGGCGATTCATCAGGTATCGAAGTACTTCGTTTCAAAGTACAGGATACACTGAACGAACTTATTGGCGTTCAGATAACCGTCGAAAAGAACGACTCACGCCTGAGGTCGATACAGAACGATATACACGCACTTTATGACAAGGAAAAGCGTGTTTCCTGCATCTCTGATGAAGAGATACAAGCATACGTGGAGAAGTATTTCCTCTTCGAGCCTATAGTCGAGAAGAACATGGGCAGAAAAACGGCCTGA
- a CDS encoding amino acid-binding protein translates to MWSTVLKKFEKHPAQQKVIKILFERGFQVNDEGKVTSGSIEIPHTQLAKEAGVDRRVVDATTDTILTDELLTNIFQNVKSIPFLRDVAPSLGLGVIIITPDDAANVGILSNVSKVISDHGLSIRQAVSDDPYFNNEAKLTIITDSKIPGELVSDILDLQGVKGVSIY, encoded by the coding sequence ATGTGGAGCACAGTACTCAAAAAGTTCGAAAAACATCCTGCACAGCAAAAGGTCATAAAGATCCTTTTTGAACGTGGATTTCAGGTGAATGATGAGGGAAAAGTGACATCAGGTTCAATTGAGATCCCTCACACACAACTTGCAAAGGAAGCAGGCGTGGACCGCAGGGTGGTCGATGCTACTACGGATACCATTCTCACAGATGAACTTTTGACTAACATTTTCCAGAATGTAAAATCTATACCATTCCTTCGTGATGTTGCTCCGTCCCTGGGTCTTGGTGTTATCATAATCACGCCGGATGATGCTGCAAATGTAGGTATCCTTTCTAACGTTTCAAAAGTAATTTCCGACCACGGTCTCAGTATCAGGCAGGCAGTATCCGATGATCCCTATTTTAATAATGAAGCAAAACTGACTATCATCACCGACTCAAAGATCCCTGGTGAACTTGTTAGTGACATCCTTGATCTTCAAGGTGTCAAAGGTGTCAGCATATACTGA
- a CDS encoding dicarboxylate/amino acid:cation symporter, with translation MSRIYRIPEPLSLIHPRSLKHLSFQLQTFVRGRLWLKILIGMALGIVTGLILGPSTGMVSQNVSYAIGEWLALPGYIFLALLQMIVVPLVFASIIRGIASGEDMEQLKMIGVRTVGYFIATTALAIIIGLSLALMINPGSYISSELVQSTMGSEIPQVNEAAVTTPGIADVPGMITTILPTNPLGSLATGQMLQVVVFSVIIGLALVSMSPTQSKPLLDLLGSLQEVSMTVVRWSMLLAPLAVFGLISKFTLNLGLAALLGMLVYVGTVLFGLLSLLIFYLLVVFIISRKGPIDFLRSVRDVLLLAFSTSSSAVVMPLSIKTAEDKLGVRPSISQFVIPLGATINMNGTALYQSIAAVFLAQVFGVELGFGALLLIMITVVGASIGTPSTPGVGIVILAMILSSVGIPTAGIALIIGVDRILDMCRTSVNVTGDLVTCVIMDKWVGSKKPAMQERFEHSKRETERKILGEDVIINSNDA, from the coding sequence ATGTCAAGAATATATCGCATTCCTGAACCCCTATCTCTGATACATCCACGTTCATTAAAGCATCTTAGCTTCCAGCTTCAGACATTCGTTAGGGGCAGACTCTGGCTCAAGATACTTATCGGAATGGCATTGGGAATCGTTACCGGCCTGATACTTGGACCATCGACTGGAATGGTAAGTCAAAATGTTTCATATGCGATAGGTGAATGGCTTGCATTACCGGGATACATATTCCTGGCACTGCTGCAGATGATAGTTGTTCCTCTTGTTTTTGCATCTATAATCAGGGGTATTGCTTCCGGGGAAGATATGGAGCAGCTCAAAATGATCGGGGTACGTACCGTTGGCTATTTCATCGCAACCACAGCACTTGCCATAATTATCGGTCTCAGCCTTGCTTTAATGATAAACCCGGGTAGCTATATCAGCAGTGAACTGGTCCAGAGTACAATGGGGTCGGAAATTCCTCAAGTCAATGAAGCTGCTGTTACAACTCCTGGCATTGCAGATGTTCCGGGTATGATCACAACGATCCTGCCTACGAATCCGCTCGGATCACTAGCTACCGGACAGATGCTTCAAGTGGTTGTGTTCTCTGTCATAATAGGCTTGGCTCTGGTTTCGATGTCACCCACACAGTCAAAACCTTTACTTGATCTGCTGGGTTCGCTTCAGGAAGTGAGCATGACAGTTGTGCGATGGAGTATGTTACTTGCTCCTCTTGCTGTTTTTGGTCTTATAAGCAAGTTCACGCTGAATCTTGGGCTCGCTGCGCTTCTGGGAATGCTGGTCTATGTGGGTACTGTACTTTTTGGGCTCCTGTCACTACTTATTTTTTACTTGCTGGTAGTTTTCATTATTTCAAGAAAAGGTCCGATTGATTTCCTGAGATCTGTAAGGGATGTACTGTTACTTGCATTCTCAACATCCAGCTCTGCTGTTGTCATGCCTTTGTCCATTAAGACCGCTGAGGATAAATTAGGTGTCAGACCTTCTATTTCTCAATTTGTCATCCCACTTGGTGCAACTATAAACATGAATGGAACCGCTCTTTACCAGAGCATAGCAGCAGTTTTCCTTGCACAAGTGTTTGGTGTGGAACTTGGATTTGGTGCTCTTCTGTTGATCATGATCACCGTGGTGGGTGCTTCTATCGGTACACCTTCCACTCCGGGGGTTGGTATCGTTATACTTGCAATGATACTGAGCAGTGTTGGCATACCGACTGCAGGTATTGCACTTATTATTGGTGTGGACAGGATCCTTGACATGTGCCGCACATCTGTGAACGTCACCGGGGATCTTGTAACCTGTGTGATCATGGATAAATGGGTGGGCAGCAAGAAACCAGCAATGCAAGAACGCTTTGAACACTCAAAACGTGAAACCGAAAGAAAGATTCTGGGTGAAGATGTTATTATTAATTCGAATGATGCTTGA
- a CDS encoding NADP-dependent isocitrate dehydrogenase produces the protein MAQKSTIIYTKTDEAPALATSSLLPIVQAYVKNVGITMEARDISLAGRIIAQFPERLTEDQKISDTLSELGEMVLTPEANIIKLPNISASVPQIKATVAELQAKGYDLPDYPEDPSNDEEKAIKAKFDIVKGSAVNPVLREGNSDRRVPKAVKNYAKKHPHSMGEWKSDSKSHVASMNGGDFYGSEESVEIEEATNFRIFFTDDAGNKTLLKDKAPLQSGEIIDAAVMNKKALQVFLVEQIEDAKAKDVLFSVHLKATMMKVSDPIIFGHVVKVFFKEIFDKYGDLLSELGVDPNHGLGDLYTKIQNLPEGKQAEIKADIEAVYARRPALAMVNSDKGITNLHVPSDVIVDASMPAAIRSSGCMWGPDGKLKDMKAIIPDRSYSGVYQETIEFCQKHGAFDPSKMGSVSNVGLMAQQAEEYGSHDKTFEMTGTGKVQVIDDNNNVLIEQPVGEGDIFRMCQVKDAPVQDWIKLAVKRAKATGNPAVFWLDEKRAHDSQLIKKVNKYLKDYDIDDLELLIKAPVEATRFSLERIKEGKDTISVTGNVLRDYLTDLFPILEVGTSAKTLSIVPLMNGGGLFETGAGGSAPKHAQQFESEGHLRWDSLGEFLALTASLEHLGNSFDNPKALVLAEALDKATELVLENRKSPSRKVNEIDNRGSHFYLAMYWAQALADQEKDSELKAIFEPVAKALMENEEKIANELLEAQGKAMDIKGYYAPDEELKSQAMRPSATLNGIIDSI, from the coding sequence ATGGCACAGAAATCGACAATCATTTATACGAAAACCGATGAAGCTCCGGCTTTGGCAACCAGTTCGCTCCTGCCTATTGTACAGGCTTATGTGAAAAACGTCGGAATCACTATGGAAGCGAGGGATATCTCTCTGGCGGGAAGAATCATTGCCCAGTTTCCCGAAAGACTGACAGAGGACCAGAAGATTTCCGATACCCTTTCCGAATTGGGAGAGATGGTCTTAACTCCGGAAGCCAACATTATCAAACTACCCAATATCAGCGCTTCAGTTCCCCAGATTAAAGCGACAGTCGCAGAACTCCAGGCTAAAGGGTATGATCTGCCCGATTATCCCGAAGATCCTTCTAATGATGAAGAAAAGGCGATCAAAGCGAAATTCGATATTGTCAAGGGTAGTGCTGTTAACCCTGTATTGAGAGAAGGGAATTCTGACCGCAGAGTTCCTAAAGCTGTAAAAAATTATGCGAAAAAACATCCCCATTCCATGGGAGAATGGAAGTCTGATTCCAAATCCCATGTAGCCAGCATGAACGGCGGAGATTTTTACGGCAGTGAAGAATCTGTTGAAATTGAAGAGGCTACCAATTTCAGAATTTTCTTTACAGATGACGCTGGTAATAAAACACTATTAAAAGACAAAGCCCCTCTTCAGTCCGGGGAAATCATTGATGCAGCTGTTATGAACAAAAAAGCGCTTCAGGTATTTCTGGTTGAACAGATAGAAGATGCCAAAGCTAAAGATGTATTATTCTCCGTTCATTTGAAAGCGACAATGATGAAAGTTTCCGACCCTATTATCTTCGGTCATGTGGTTAAGGTCTTCTTTAAAGAGATATTTGATAAATATGGTGATCTGCTTTCTGAATTGGGTGTAGATCCCAATCATGGACTGGGAGATCTCTATACAAAAATCCAGAATCTGCCTGAAGGCAAACAGGCTGAAATCAAAGCAGATATAGAAGCTGTGTATGCCAGGAGACCGGCATTGGCTATGGTTAACTCCGATAAGGGAATTACCAATCTCCATGTTCCCAGCGATGTTATCGTCGACGCTTCCATGCCTGCAGCAATCCGCTCATCAGGCTGCATGTGGGGACCAGACGGGAAACTGAAAGATATGAAAGCCATAATTCCAGACCGCTCTTATTCGGGAGTGTATCAGGAAACTATTGAGTTCTGTCAAAAACACGGTGCCTTTGATCCATCAAAAATGGGAAGCGTTTCCAATGTGGGGCTTATGGCTCAACAAGCTGAAGAATATGGCTCACATGACAAGACCTTTGAGATGACTGGTACAGGAAAAGTTCAGGTTATCGATGACAACAATAATGTACTCATTGAACAGCCGGTAGGGGAAGGAGATATCTTCCGCATGTGTCAGGTGAAAGACGCACCCGTTCAGGACTGGATCAAGCTGGCCGTTAAACGAGCCAAAGCGACAGGCAATCCTGCAGTCTTCTGGCTCGATGAGAAAAGAGCTCACGATTCACAGCTCATTAAAAAAGTGAACAAATACTTGAAAGATTATGATATCGATGACCTGGAACTATTGATCAAAGCTCCCGTTGAAGCGACCAGGTTTTCATTGGAGAGAATTAAAGAGGGCAAAGATACAATCTCTGTGACTGGAAATGTTTTGAGAGATTATCTTACAGACCTCTTTCCCATTTTGGAAGTGGGAACCAGTGCGAAAACGCTATCAATCGTCCCCCTAATGAATGGCGGTGGACTTTTCGAGACAGGTGCCGGCGGTTCGGCACCCAAACACGCACAGCAATTTGAATCGGAAGGTCACTTGCGTTGGGACTCTCTAGGAGAATTCCTGGCCTTAACTGCTTCTCTGGAGCATCTGGGCAACAGTTTTGATAATCCTAAAGCTCTGGTTTTAGCAGAAGCATTGGATAAAGCGACAGAGCTGGTTCTGGAAAACAGAAAATCACCTTCCCGAAAAGTGAATGAGATTGATAACAGAGGATCTCATTTTTATCTGGCAATGTATTGGGCTCAGGCTCTGGCTGATCAGGAGAAAGATAGCGAATTAAAAGCGATTTTTGAACCTGTAGCTAAAGCTCTGATGGAAAATGAAGAGAAGATTGCCAATGAGTTGTTAGAAGCTCAGGGCAAAGCTATGGATATCAAAGGATACTACGCTCCAGATGAGGAGTTGAAATCCCAGGCCATGAGACCTAGTGCGACTTTGAATGGGATTATCGATTCTATTTAA
- the aroA gene encoding 3-phosphoshikimate 1-carboxyvinyltransferase yields the protein MKVTVGRSDVHGEVFAPPSKSYTHRAITIAALSREATIHRPLLSADTQSTIRASEMFGAYIEKDGEDLLISGVNGVPQIPEDIIDVANSGTTLRFMTAISALTEGTTVLTGDNSIRSRPNDPLLRVLKDLGVDAYSTRNNGCAPIVVTGGLTGAIVKIDGSISSQFISALLLACPLTRNSTTLSIKGELKSKPYIDVTLDVIEKAGVEILVEDHNNPKFIIPGNQSYNLEEYTVPGDFSSASYLLAAAAMTNSTLTVKNLFPSMQGDIAIINILKEMGANIYWDMEEGTATVRGGDLHGITMDAGATPDLVPTIAVLGAMAKGDTIITNAEHVRYKETDRLHAMAVELEKMGIFCKEEKDSLTIRGGEFKGAEVHGWHDHRIVMALTLAGMVAGNTIIDTAESIFISYPNFFDAMRSIGADVILSEQ from the coding sequence ATGAAAGTAACAGTTGGAAGATCCGATGTGCATGGAGAGGTATTCGCACCTCCTTCAAAGAGCTATACCCACAGAGCCATCACCATAGCCGCTCTTTCAAGAGAGGCAACCATCCACAGACCACTGCTATCTGCAGATACACAATCCACCATTCGCGCTAGTGAGATGTTCGGTGCATATATTGAAAAGGATGGAGAAGACCTTCTGATCAGCGGTGTCAATGGAGTTCCGCAAATCCCCGAGGATATAATAGATGTAGCAAACTCAGGAACCACACTTAGGTTCATGACCGCCATCTCTGCACTTACAGAAGGAACTACTGTGCTCACAGGCGACAATTCCATAAGGTCAAGACCAAATGACCCCCTCCTAAGGGTCCTGAAGGATCTTGGTGTTGATGCCTATTCTACCCGTAACAACGGCTGTGCACCAATTGTGGTCACCGGTGGACTTACAGGCGCTATCGTCAAAATAGACGGGTCCATCAGTTCACAGTTCATATCAGCATTACTGCTTGCATGCCCGCTTACAAGGAACAGTACAACCCTCTCTATCAAGGGCGAACTAAAATCCAAACCTTACATTGATGTCACACTGGATGTCATTGAAAAGGCAGGTGTTGAGATCCTAGTTGAAGATCATAACAACCCTAAGTTCATAATTCCCGGTAACCAGAGCTATAACCTTGAGGAATACACAGTACCGGGTGATTTCTCATCTGCATCATACCTTCTTGCAGCCGCTGCAATGACGAACTCCACCCTGACGGTCAAGAACCTGTTCCCTTCAATGCAGGGCGATATAGCCATCATAAACATACTGAAAGAGATGGGGGCAAATATATACTGGGACATGGAAGAAGGAACAGCCACCGTAAGAGGCGGAGACCTCCACGGGATAACCATGGATGCAGGTGCCACCCCTGATCTCGTACCAACAATTGCCGTCCTTGGAGCTATGGCAAAAGGTGATACCATAATAACCAATGCTGAGCATGTGCGCTACAAGGAGACGGACAGACTTCATGCAATGGCTGTGGAACTTGAGAAGATGGGAATATTCTGCAAGGAAGAAAAGGATAGCCTGACCATAAGAGGAGGGGAATTCAAGGGTGCAGAAGTACACGGATGGCACGACCATCGTATCGTAATGGCTTTGACACTCGCAGGTATGGTGGCCGGAAATACCATTATCGATACCGCAGAATCTATCTTCATTTCATACCCTAACTTCTTTGATGCAATGCGTTCAATAGGTGCTGACGTCATACTTAGTGAGCAATGA
- a CDS encoding geranylgeranyl reductase family protein encodes MIYDVVVVGAGPTGSTAARYATRYGAKVLMIEEHSSIGTPVECTGLLSTRAVAECDIKPDDEFVLNSVRGAFVHSPNGTCLPIDGRKTKAYVVSRKIFDRDLVSMAVDAGAELMLKGRVTGLLEKDGIQFLSVMHMGRPTTIKARVVIGADGVKSTIARSAGLGRVDRVLSGVQIEAPYRSRGDDFVELFVGSNAPGFFAWTVPVSEKISRIGLAVEPGNEQNAINYLKGVISSNPQLSTGHSGCMLDLVVGGIPIGPLKRTYGNGVLIAGDAAGQVKPTSGGGIYTGAACAKIAGEVAAKAALDGDVSGERLSSYEKRWKAELGRELGIGMKIHDFVAGLNDDQLNELIGSMNNPAILEMITKYGDMDHPSILVKKLLNPMNSRHLIGVFRAFAKAVL; translated from the coding sequence ATGATCTATGATGTTGTCGTGGTCGGAGCCGGGCCTACGGGATCCACAGCTGCACGTTATGCTACCAGATACGGTGCAAAGGTGCTCATGATCGAGGAACATTCATCCATCGGCACACCCGTAGAATGCACCGGACTACTGAGTACACGTGCTGTGGCGGAATGTGATATTAAGCCAGATGACGAATTCGTACTGAACAGTGTACGTGGTGCTTTTGTCCATTCACCAAATGGAACCTGCCTTCCCATAGACGGCAGGAAGACAAAGGCATATGTCGTTTCCAGGAAGATCTTTGACCGAGACCTTGTTTCAATGGCAGTGGATGCAGGTGCAGAACTGATGCTAAAGGGACGTGTGACCGGCCTTCTGGAAAAGGATGGAATCCAGTTTCTTTCAGTAATGCATATGGGAAGACCAACCACCATAAAAGCCAGGGTTGTCATCGGAGCAGACGGTGTAAAGAGTACTATCGCCAGATCTGCAGGCCTTGGAAGAGTTGACAGGGTCCTGTCAGGAGTACAAATAGAAGCACCTTACAGATCAAGAGGTGATGATTTTGTAGAGCTTTTCGTGGGATCGAATGCACCTGGTTTTTTTGCATGGACCGTACCCGTCAGCGAGAAGATATCAAGAATAGGACTTGCTGTTGAACCAGGCAACGAACAAAATGCAATTAACTATCTCAAAGGAGTTATTTCTTCAAATCCTCAGCTTTCCACCGGTCACTCCGGATGTATGCTTGATCTTGTGGTGGGTGGGATCCCCATCGGTCCCCTTAAGAGAACTTACGGTAATGGCGTACTCATTGCAGGAGATGCTGCAGGACAGGTAAAACCTACTTCCGGAGGTGGCATATATACCGGAGCTGCCTGTGCGAAGATCGCAGGAGAGGTTGCAGCAAAAGCCGCACTTGACGGTGATGTTTCCGGGGAGAGGCTAAGTTCATACGAAAAACGATGGAAGGCCGAACTTGGACGTGAACTTGGCATCGGGATGAAGATACATGATTTTGTCGCCGGACTAAACGATGATCAGCTGAATGAACTGATAGGATCGATGAACAATCCTGCCATACTTGAAATGATAACAAAGTATGGGGATATGGACCATCCCTCGATACTGGTCAAAAAGTTATTGAATCCAATGAACTCAAGACACCTGATAGGTGTTTTCAGAGCATTTGCAAAAGCAGTACTGTGA
- the htpX gene encoding zinc metalloprotease HtpX: protein MKNMFKTTLLLASLTGLLVIVGNLIGGTSGMIIAFAFAVILNFGSYWYSDKIVLKMYHAKEVTESESPKLYEIVRKLAMRADLPMPKVYIVETSMPNAFATGRDPKHAAVAATTGILNLLTPEEIEGVLAHELAHVKNRDTLISAVAATIAGVITMLATWARWAAIFGGIGGRDDNGGSNIVGFIALAIVAPLAATIIQLAISRSREFAADAEGARISQKPWALASALSKLESGAQNYHPRRNDVQPSENTAHMFIVNPLRGSKMMNLFRTHPTTEERIRRLNSM from the coding sequence ATGAAAAATATGTTTAAGACCACATTATTGCTGGCATCCCTGACAGGACTGCTGGTCATTGTAGGTAACCTTATTGGCGGCACTAGCGGAATGATCATAGCTTTTGCTTTTGCTGTCATCCTGAACTTCGGTAGTTACTGGTACAGTGACAAGATCGTCCTGAAGATGTACCATGCAAAAGAAGTAACAGAATCTGAAAGTCCTAAACTTTATGAGATTGTCCGCAAGCTTGCAATGCGTGCAGACCTTCCAATGCCTAAAGTTTACATTGTGGAAACATCCATGCCAAATGCATTCGCAACCGGAAGAGACCCAAAACATGCAGCTGTTGCGGCTACTACAGGCATCCTTAATCTTCTGACACCGGAAGAGATCGAAGGTGTACTGGCACACGAGCTTGCACACGTAAAGAACCGAGACACACTTATCAGTGCAGTTGCAGCGACCATTGCAGGTGTTATAACAATGCTTGCAACATGGGCAAGATGGGCTGCTATCTTCGGAGGTATCGGAGGAAGGGACGACAATGGAGGAAGCAATATCGTAGGATTCATTGCACTCGCAATTGTGGCACCACTCGCTGCGACCATAATCCAGCTTGCGATCTCCCGTTCACGTGAGTTCGCAGCAGATGCAGAAGGAGCACGCATATCACAGAAACCATGGGCACTTGCCAGCGCACTCTCCAAACTGGAGTCAGGTGCACAGAACTACCACCCTCGCAGGAATGATGTACAGCCATCCGAGAATACGGCACATATGTTTATCGTCAACCCTCTGAGAGGTAGCAAAATGATGAATCTTTTCAGGACACATCCAACCACAGAAGAAAGGATCCGTCGTTTGAACTCAATGTAA
- a CDS encoding DUF488 domain-containing protein, translated as MDEDARCYTVGYGNRSLEEFIDILQQYDLSYLVDIRSYPHSVREEFNKENLEIVLPKYDIAYSHCPGLGGLREESYINYIGTDEFREFFTKLIGKIKEVNSNGSDVVLMCAEKNPKNCHRYKLSNELESSGIRVIHLTNPGQADLFSF; from the coding sequence ATGGATGAAGATGCCCGATGCTATACCGTTGGATATGGAAACAGGTCACTGGAAGAATTTATCGATATACTACAACAGTATGACCTCTCATATCTGGTTGATATTCGCAGCTATCCGCATTCGGTACGTGAAGAGTTCAATAAGGAGAACCTCGAGATCGTATTGCCGAAATATGATATTGCTTATTCCCATTGTCCCGGGCTTGGAGGTTTGCGGGAAGAAAGCTATATCAATTATATCGGAACGGATGAGTTCCGGGAATTTTTCACAAAATTGATCGGCAAGATAAAAGAAGTAAATAGCAACGGCTCTGATGTTGTCCTTATGTGTGCTGAGAAAAATCCGAAGAACTGCCACAGGTATAAGCTGTCAAATGAACTGGAATCCAGTGGAATAAGAGTTATCCACCTGACCAATCCCGGTCAGGCAGACCTTTTCAGTTTCTAA